A genomic region of Miscanthus floridulus cultivar M001 chromosome 3, ASM1932011v1, whole genome shotgun sequence contains the following coding sequences:
- the LOC136541337 gene encoding uncharacterized protein, producing the protein MDWREQVFNIYEQNPQKQLPTSPPFGGTTTTSSSSSQASWKQIPPNPYQVQRKKIKFICSFGGVFLPRPSDGELRYVGGERHLVRIDRDMSWRELTCKTTKLIRRDHTIKYHLPGEQLNMLISITSDDDLRNMIDECIFLEASRERLTMYLFSANEDEHGVHFLVARSSSEAEKEAHFIALVNGLAAPIVASRMHSLGSTSASDLDQVMLGAKEDRLPAGMEEEYSLHIKGKPSQGIVVELPKTSSGPLEKTLPTPKFLTRKARKDNVQNREGNLITSGRNVHFGPCVPSESTHAATRGTSSDHAVSRHQPEMQQTTTTITGKGHQATGSQEKGSLRKELLIPLDNSNVNISSSNSSPTPHTNQSVFFILESSSRDSQKTVNQQTSSDNKKMRPERNSTQEEGISHSAAATEPPRNNNNFQLHNKTEIPEHSPESASPMHCQDDMDISSNLHTMEKSIATNSMKQQQPAVPNTCGNTPQKDHPSKTASNSSETLLSSPFTSSDKRTEPKPNTLVRALSERQQERPNEQPSKVIKSRSVGANSPQIIVLPQEAKDNIAPLISEHEEHETKNSEQDSLKNAELGRGLTSNVQIISNEDLEDLREMGSGAFGTVFHGKWKGTDVAIKRIKNSCFMLPSPQADKLITEFWREAAILSKLHHPNILAFYGVVNNGPEATLATVTEFMVNESLKKVLLRKDKYLDWRKRIMLAMDAAIGMEYLHSKDIVHFDLKCDNLLVNVKDPSRPICKVADFGLSKMKQATLVSGGMRGTLPWMAPELLTMSSTKVSEKIDVYSFGIVMWEIITGEDPYDGMHYGGVIGGILSNTLRPPVPTSCNPEWRKLMEQCWSTEPERRPSFTEVASRLRTILEASQRESPR; encoded by the exons ATGGACTGGAGAGAACAAGTGTTCAACATTTACGAACAAAACCCCCAAAAGCAGCTGCCAACAAGTCCTCCATTcggtggcaccaccaccaccagcagcagcagcagccaagcaTCATGGAAGCAAATCCCTCCAAACCCTTATCAAGTTCAGCGAAAGAAGATAAAGTTCATCTGCAGCTTTGGCGGCGTGTTCTTACCAAGGCCAAGTGACGGGGAGCTCCGGTACGTTGGTGGCGAGAGGCATCTGGTTCGGATTGACCGAGACATGTCATGGCGCGAGCTGACCTGCAAGACAACAAAGCTAATCAGGCGGGATCACACGATCAAGTACCATCTCCCAGGGGAGCAACTGAACATGCTCATTTCCATCACCTCTGACGATGACCTTCGCAACATGATTGATGAGTGCATATTTCTAGAAGCAAGCAGAGAGAGACTTACCATGTACCTTTTCTCCGCGAACGAGGATGAGCATGGTGTGCACTTCCTTGTCGCACGCTCATCATCCGAGGCAGAAAAGGAAGCACACTTCATTGCTCTCGTCAATGGACTCGCCGCACCAATTGTGGCATCAAGAATGCACAGCCTTGGGAGCACGTCAGCCAGTGATCTAGATCAGGTGATGCTTGGCGCCAAAGAGGATAGGTTGCCGGCAGGCATGGAAGAGGAATATTCACTGCACATCAAAGGCAAGCCCTCGCAAGGGATCGTTGTAGAACTGCCAAAAACATCAAGTGGGCCGCTGGAGAAGACACTTCCAACACCAAAATTCCTGACACGGAAGGCCAGAAAAGATAATGTGCAAAACAGGGAAGGCAACCTGATCACCTCTGGTAGAAATGTTCACTTTGGTCCATGTGTGCCATCTGAATCCACACATGCAGCTACGAGAGGGACCAGTAGTGATCATGCTGTCTCAAGACATCAGCCAGAAATGCAGCAAACTACTACAACTATAACTGGAAAGGGCCATCAAGCTACAGGATCTCAGGAAAAAGGATCACTGAGAAAAGAGCTGCTGATACCACTAGACAACAGCAATGTGAACATATCATCATCTAATTCAAGTCCAACACCCCATACAAATCAATCCGTGTTTTTTatacttgaatcttcatcaaggGACTCCCAGAAAACGGTGAATCAACAAACAAGCTCTGACAATAAGAAGATGAGACCAGAAAGGAATAGCACCCAGGAAGAAGGTATATCTCattcagcagcagcaacagaacCACCAAGAAATAATAACAACTTCCAATTGCATAATAAGACGGAGATACCCGAACATAGTCCTGAGTCTGCTTCTCCTATGCACTGCCAGGATGATATGGACATCAGTTCAAACTTGCATACCATGGAGAAGTCAATTGCAACCAACAGCATGAAGCAGCAACAGCCTGCAGTTCCTAATACGTGCGGTAACACTCCACAGAAAGATCATCCATCCAAGACTGCCAGCAATAGCAGTGAAACATTACTTTCTAGCCCTTTTACATCTTCAGACAAGAGAACTGAGCCGAAACCAAATACTCTAGTGCGTGCTTTGAGCGAGAGACAACAAGAACGGCCCAATGAACAACCGTCAAAAGTGATCAAGTCTCGGTCAGTTGGTGCTAATAGTCCTCAGATCATAGTTCTGCCACAAGAAGCTAAAGACAACATCGCACCATTGATCTCAGAGCATGAA GAACATGAAACCAAGAACAGTGAACAAGATAGTCTGAAAAATGCAGAGTTGGGCAGAGGTCTTACAAGTAATGTCCAG ataaTAAGCAACGAGGACCTCGAAGATCTCCGTGAGATGGGATCCGGTGCATTCGGAACAGTTTTCCATGGAAAATGGAAGGGAACTGATGTTGCTATTAAACGGATAAAGAATAGTTGCTTTATGTTACCATCACCTCAAGCCGATAAGCTG ATTACAGAATTTTGGAGAGAAGCAGCCATCCTCTCGAAACTTCACCACCCGAACATTCTGGCATTTTATGGAGTTGTAAATAACGGACCTGAGGCAACATTAGCTACTGTAACAGAATTCATGGTCAATGAATCTCTCAAGAAAGTCCTCCTTCGCAAGGACAAGTATCTTGATTGGCGCAAACGGATAATGCTTGCAATGGATGCAGCCATTGGGATGGAGTACTTGCACTCCAAGGACATTGTCCACTTTGATTTGAAATGTGATAACTTGCTAGTGAATGTTAAGGATCCATCTCGTCCCATTTGCAAG GTTGCTGATTTTGGCTTATCGAAGATGAAACAAGCCACCCTTGTTTCTGGTGGAATGAGAGGAACACTTCCATGGATGGCCCCGGAGTTGCTAACAATGAGTAGCACTAAAGTATCTGAAAAG ATTGATGTCTATTCTTTTGGCATTGTAATGTGGGAAATTATCACGGGCGAGGATCCATATGATGGCATGCACTATGGAGGAGTGATAG GGGGTATTTTGAGCAACACACTACGGCCACCAGTGCCAACTTCATGTAACCCAGAATGGAGGAAACTGATGGAACAATGCTGGTCAACTGAACCTGAGAGACGCCCTTCCTTCACTGAAGTTGCATCTCGTCTCCGTACCATCCTAGAAGCAAGCCAGAGAGAATCTCCACGTTAA